The Chitinophagaceae bacterium genome window below encodes:
- a CDS encoding glycoside hydrolase family 43 protein: protein MKKFLSVILLNIAFILANAQSFQNPILAGYYPDPSICRAGDDYYIVNSSFAYYPGLPLFHSKDLLNWKQIGYAMNRPEQLNLDGAGVSRGLFAPAITWHNGTFYIICTEVSKLGNFVITAKDPKGPWSNPVSLPQVNGIDPSIFFDDNGNAYVLFNSIPPNNISMHDGHRTIRMFEFDAVNLKVVGEEKLLINGGTDMAKKPVWIEGPHLIKKDGWYYLICAEGGTGYNHSEVVFRSKSPEGPFVSYEKNPILTQRHLDPKRMNPITTTGHADFVEGKDGKWWGVFLGCRPYEGDFYNTGRETFMAPVVWKNGWPEFELGGDEVKYSYHINAVADEKRELFNGNYLFHDDFTNNVLNIRYQFLRTVHNQWYNLTDKPGSLTLKLRPGTCAGTDNPSFVGFHQPHIKGYAAASLNFIPKVEYEKAGLLAFQNEKNYYYLCKSIKNGKQTVELYKGTELLVSKEVNVKVNKNIFLKIEAKADKYAFYFATKKNHWQVVLDNADGKYLSTKSAGGFVGCMYAMYATSNGNASDNTASFDWFEIKNNDEVYK from the coding sequence ATGAAGAAATTTCTTTCAGTAATACTATTGAACATTGCATTCATACTTGCAAATGCACAGTCGTTTCAAAACCCGATATTGGCCGGCTATTATCCCGACCCCAGTATCTGTCGTGCAGGCGATGATTATTATATTGTCAACTCTTCTTTTGCATACTACCCCGGTTTGCCTCTTTTTCACAGTAAAGATTTACTGAACTGGAAACAGATTGGCTATGCCATGAACAGACCGGAACAGTTAAACCTTGATGGTGCAGGTGTATCAAGAGGTTTATTTGCACCTGCGATTACCTGGCACAACGGTACATTTTATATTATTTGTACGGAAGTAAGTAAGCTTGGCAATTTTGTTATCACAGCAAAAGATCCCAAAGGACCCTGGAGCAATCCTGTTTCATTACCACAGGTAAATGGCATTGACCCCTCTATTTTTTTTGACGACAATGGAAACGCATATGTTCTGTTTAACAGCATCCCTCCGAATAATATTTCTATGCACGATGGACACCGCACCATACGTATGTTTGAATTTGATGCTGTGAACCTGAAAGTGGTTGGTGAAGAAAAATTATTGATTAATGGCGGAACCGATATGGCCAAAAAACCTGTGTGGATTGAAGGACCGCACCTGATAAAAAAAGATGGCTGGTATTATTTAATCTGTGCTGAAGGTGGCACCGGTTATAATCATTCGGAAGTAGTCTTCAGAAGTAAATCACCCGAAGGTCCCTTTGTTTCTTATGAAAAGAATCCAATCCTTACACAACGTCATCTTGATCCAAAAAGAATGAACCCAATTACGACCACAGGTCATGCAGATTTTGTTGAAGGGAAAGATGGTAAATGGTGGGGAGTGTTTTTAGGCTGCCGTCCGTATGAAGGCGATTTTTATAATACAGGCAGAGAAACATTTATGGCACCCGTAGTATGGAAAAATGGCTGGCCTGAATTTGAACTTGGAGGAGATGAAGTAAAATACTCTTATCATATCAATGCTGTTGCAGATGAGAAAAGAGAGCTCTTCAACGGCAATTATCTTTTCCATGATGACTTCACTAACAATGTTCTCAACATCCGTTACCAGTTTTTAAGAACAGTACATAATCAATGGTACAATCTTACAGATAAACCTGGTTCATTAACGTTGAAGCTTCGCCCGGGAACCTGCGCCGGAACAGACAACCCTTCATTTGTCGGATTTCATCAGCCACATATTAAAGGCTACGCTGCTGCATCATTAAACTTTATACCAAAAGTGGAATATGAAAAAGCCGGGTTACTGGCATTTCAAAATGAAAAAAATTATTACTACCTGTGCAAATCAATAAAGAATGGAAAACAAACAGTAGAATTGTATAAAGGAACAGAGCTATTGGTCAGTAAAGAGGTGAACGTAAAAGTGAATAAGAACATCTTCCTGAAAATTGAAGCGAAAGCAGATAAATATGCATTTTACTTCGCCACGAAAAAAAATCATTGGCAGGTAGTACTGGATAATGCCGATGGAAAATATCTCAGCACCAAATCAGCAGGAGGTTTTGTGGGATGCATGTATGCGATGTACGCTACATCAAACGGGAACGCTTCAGACAATACAGCTTCTTTCGATTGGTTTGAGATTAAGAATAACGATGAAGTCTATAAATGA